In Synechococcus sp. A18-25c, a single window of DNA contains:
- a CDS encoding cupin domain-containing protein codes for MPDSPPDTPSSTRSPQQVVDQLIREWQLTPHPEGGWFKELHRSALSVQRDDGQQRPAITTILYLLDAESLSRWHAVHHADEVWTHLQGSPLSLWTLQPEGGVAQQTVLSLHQPVHVVPAGTWMAARAEGQYSLVSCCVGPGFDFDDFEMLRDRSSDQHPPGALNTLI; via the coding sequence ATGCCTGACTCGCCCCCGGACACCCCCTCATCGACGCGATCCCCCCAACAAGTGGTGGATCAACTGATCCGAGAGTGGCAATTGACCCCTCATCCGGAAGGCGGCTGGTTTAAGGAGTTGCACCGCAGCGCGCTGTCGGTTCAGCGAGACGATGGGCAGCAACGCCCAGCCATCACCACGATTCTTTATCTGCTGGATGCAGAGTCCCTCAGCCGATGGCATGCCGTTCACCACGCTGACGAAGTCTGGACACACCTTCAAGGCTCACCCCTGAGCCTCTGGACCCTGCAACCAGAGGGTGGCGTGGCCCAACAGACGGTGTTGTCCCTGCATCAACCGGTTCATGTGGTGCCTGCCGGGACTTGGATGGCGGCCCGGGCGGAAGGTCAGTACTCCTTAGTGAGCTGCTGCGTCGGGCCTGGCTTCGACTTTGATGACTTCGAGATGCTGCGAGACCGCTCCTCTGACCAGCACCCACCTGGTGCGTTGAACACGCTGATCTGA
- a CDS encoding bile acid:sodium symporter family protein, with protein MAWRATVSFANSLAEVFCAAGSPLIELVLSVGLAFIMLSLGLSLQLEDFTRAFRQPRALLAGSLAQVIVLPVVAFLLLRLFGLDGQLAVGVMLLSCCPGGITSNVMTRLSRGDVALSISYTALASLFTAISLPLILGVTAPVFVPNQTMQLSILPLSLKVFSIATVPVLIGVWLKQLAPQFCERVEPTASRLANLLFLLIVVGTLISQWSVFTSNLSIIGPTLLSLNVLMLAIGLALGALLQLPTAQTTTLSIEAGFQNGTIGIVVGSLIGPALTQGELNGFSLPSAVYGVLMTVTILPFILWRRGLHSNKPAIPAAG; from the coding sequence ATTGCCTGGAGGGCCACAGTTAGTTTTGCCAATAGTCTTGCCGAAGTTTTTTGTGCGGCTGGATCGCCCTTGATCGAACTCGTTCTCTCCGTCGGCCTGGCTTTCATCATGCTGAGCCTGGGTTTGTCGCTCCAACTGGAAGACTTCACCCGCGCCTTTCGACAACCACGAGCACTGCTGGCCGGTTCGCTCGCTCAGGTGATCGTGCTACCAGTGGTGGCGTTCCTGCTGCTCCGCCTGTTCGGTCTCGATGGTCAACTGGCCGTCGGCGTGATGCTGCTGAGCTGCTGCCCGGGTGGCATTACCTCCAATGTGATGACACGCCTGTCACGTGGTGATGTTGCCCTGTCGATCTCCTACACCGCGCTGGCCAGTTTGTTCACGGCCATCAGCCTGCCGCTGATTCTTGGCGTCACAGCACCAGTGTTCGTGCCGAATCAAACCATGCAGCTCTCGATCCTTCCACTCAGCCTGAAGGTGTTTTCAATCGCGACCGTGCCGGTGCTGATTGGCGTGTGGCTCAAACAGCTCGCGCCACAGTTCTGTGAACGTGTGGAACCGACAGCCAGTCGGCTGGCCAATCTGCTGTTCCTGCTCATCGTGGTTGGAACCCTGATCAGTCAATGGAGCGTGTTCACCTCCAATCTTTCGATCATCGGACCCACCCTGCTAAGTCTCAATGTGCTCATGCTGGCCATCGGCCTTGCGCTCGGTGCGTTGCTACAGCTACCCACGGCTCAGACCACAACCCTGTCGATTGAAGCGGGCTTTCAAAACGGCACCATCGGCATCGTCGTCGGCTCGCTGATTGGCCCCGCACTGACGCAGGGAGAACTGAACGGCTTCAGCCTTCCTTCAGCGGTCTACGGCGTGCTGATGACGGTCACCATCCTTCCCTTCATCCTTTGGCGGCGAGGCCTGCACTCCAACAAGCCGGCAATACCCGCGGCGGGCTGA
- a CDS encoding DUF2252 family protein — protein MRDLIGESKSYDRNGKILEAIRGQNSYLPQEPKRIKFQKMAQSPYIFYRGTNHLFWADFAGSWRLHQFGGAAWSRTWLQGDSHVYNMGAFKHQGESVCFGFDDFDDSLVADYQYDIWRFSTSIVLDCWERHLFDAETISTALDTFSSSYLKSFKKTIKAEKLFAATFTSNNTCKPLSEFLKKTEKKSSRRRMLEKWTIGSEKRLFRDNPSKVKPLDAQRSEQLRAALNSYRKRRDESLGLELTESPMQILDVVERIGAGTGSLGNQRFYALIRERDHGSEEHDLILDIKLQHQPTAYGYMSREETDEYNQNFSSHAIRHADAYRALSDFPDHHLGWLNLEHESYSIRERCPYKRDFDTTQLSSKAFLLMAKQWGEVLALKHRRAARRLANNQATSPFEDKLNLIAYDQPSEFQYFVRSVSQPYAEQVRRDWNDFHVHSDALMMQ, from the coding sequence ATGAGAGACCTGATTGGCGAATCAAAAAGCTATGACCGGAACGGCAAAATCTTAGAAGCGATTCGGGGCCAAAATTCGTATCTGCCACAGGAGCCAAAACGGATCAAATTCCAAAAGATGGCTCAATCCCCTTATATTTTTTATCGCGGAACCAACCATTTGTTCTGGGCGGATTTTGCAGGATCCTGGAGACTCCATCAATTCGGAGGAGCTGCATGGTCTAGAACATGGCTTCAAGGCGATTCTCATGTTTACAACATGGGCGCCTTCAAGCATCAAGGCGAAAGTGTCTGTTTTGGCTTTGACGATTTCGACGATTCGCTTGTTGCCGACTATCAGTACGACATTTGGCGATTCTCAACGAGCATCGTTCTCGACTGCTGGGAACGCCACCTCTTTGACGCAGAAACAATCAGCACCGCGCTCGATACATTTTCCAGCTCTTACTTAAAGAGTTTTAAGAAAACAATCAAAGCAGAAAAACTATTCGCCGCCACATTCACCTCCAACAACACCTGCAAACCACTCTCGGAATTTCTAAAAAAAACTGAAAAGAAAAGCTCCAGGAGAAGAATGCTCGAAAAATGGACAATCGGTTCAGAAAAACGTCTTTTCAGGGATAACCCAAGTAAAGTTAAGCCACTGGACGCCCAGCGGAGTGAACAATTAAGGGCTGCTCTCAACAGCTATCGAAAACGTCGCGATGAATCGTTAGGTCTCGAACTTACAGAAAGCCCCATGCAAATTCTTGATGTTGTTGAGCGAATCGGGGCAGGCACAGGCTCATTGGGCAATCAACGCTTTTATGCTCTGATCCGCGAAAGGGATCATGGTTCAGAAGAGCATGACCTCATCCTAGATATCAAACTCCAACATCAACCCACAGCCTATGGATACATGAGCCGAGAGGAGACAGACGAATACAACCAGAACTTCTCTAGTCATGCTATTCGTCATGCTGATGCTTACAGGGCACTCTCTGATTTCCCAGATCATCATCTGGGATGGCTCAACCTCGAACATGAAAGTTACTCGATACGCGAGCGCTGTCCTTACAAGCGCGACTTTGATACAACACAACTTTCTTCCAAAGCATTTCTCCTGATGGCGAAGCAGTGGGGAGAAGTGCTTGCTCTCAAACATCGACGCGCAGCGCGGCGTCTCGCCAACAATCAAGCAACATCCCCTTTCGAGGACAAGCTCAATCTCATTGCTTACGATCAGCCCTCAGAGTTCCAATATTTCGTGCGCTCAGTGTCACAACCTTATGCAGAGCAAGTGCGTCGCGACTGGAATGATTTTCATGTGCATTCAGACGCACTGATGATGCAATAA
- the psbA gene encoding photosystem II q(b) protein produces the protein MTTTIQQRSGANGWQSFCEWVTSTNNRLYVGWFGVLMIPTLLAATTCFIVAFIAAPPVDIDGIREPVAGSLIYGNNIISGAVVPSSNAIGLHFYPIWEAASLDEWLYNGGPYQLVVFHFLIGIFCYMGREWELSYRLGMRPWICVAYSAPVAAASAVFLVYPFGQGSFSDGMPLGISGTFNFMLVFQAEHNILMHPFHMMGVAGVFGGSLFSAMHGSLVTSSLVRETTESESQNYGYKFGQEEETYNIVAAHGYFGRLIFQYASFNNSRSLHFFLAAWPVVGIWFTALGVSTMAFNLNGFNFNQSILDGQGRVLNTWADVLNRANLGMEVMHERNAHNFPLDLAAAESTPVALQAPAIG, from the coding sequence ATGACCACCACCATTCAGCAGCGCTCCGGCGCCAATGGCTGGCAGTCCTTCTGCGAGTGGGTCACCTCCACCAACAACCGCCTGTATGTGGGCTGGTTCGGTGTGCTGATGATCCCCACCCTGCTGGCTGCCACCACCTGCTTCATCGTTGCGTTCATCGCAGCACCCCCCGTCGACATCGACGGCATCCGTGAGCCCGTTGCTGGCTCCCTGATCTACGGCAACAACATCATCTCCGGTGCTGTTGTGCCCTCCTCGAACGCCATCGGCCTTCACTTCTATCCCATCTGGGAAGCTGCCTCTCTCGACGAGTGGCTGTACAACGGCGGTCCTTACCAGCTGGTTGTCTTCCACTTCCTGATCGGCATCTTCTGCTACATGGGCCGCGAGTGGGAACTCTCCTACCGCCTCGGCATGCGCCCCTGGATCTGCGTTGCTTACAGCGCACCTGTGGCTGCTGCCTCCGCCGTGTTCCTGGTGTACCCCTTCGGTCAGGGTTCCTTCTCTGACGGCATGCCCCTGGGCATCTCTGGCACCTTCAACTTCATGTTGGTGTTCCAGGCTGAGCACAACATCCTGATGCACCCCTTCCACATGATGGGCGTCGCAGGTGTGTTCGGTGGATCCCTGTTCTCCGCCATGCACGGTTCCCTGGTGACCTCCTCCTTGGTGCGTGAAACCACCGAGAGCGAGTCCCAGAACTACGGTTACAAGTTCGGCCAAGAGGAAGAGACCTACAACATCGTGGCTGCCCACGGTTACTTCGGTCGCCTGATCTTCCAATACGCCTCCTTCAACAACAGCCGCAGCCTGCACTTCTTCCTGGCTGCCTGGCCCGTTGTCGGCATCTGGTTCACTGCCCTGGGCGTCAGCACCATGGCTTTCAACCTGAACGGTTTCAACTTCAACCAGTCCATCCTTGATGGTCAGGGCCGCGTCCTGAACACCTGGGCTGATGTGCTGAACCGCGCCAACCTCGGCATGGAAGTGATGCACGAGCGCAACGCTCACAACTTCCCCCTCGACCTGGCTGCTGCTGAGTCCACTCCTGTGGCTCTGCAAGCTCCCGCCATCGGCTGA
- a CDS encoding photosystem II high light acclimation radical SAM protein, translating to MQGITQQPALSALNDPSDERVLLVRLPCNPIFPIGPIYLADHLHKCFPGMPQRILDLAALPVLDVHRVLRITIDQFRPTLLIFSWRDIQIYAPVDGRGGNPLQNSFEVFYARNPLKRMHGALGGLRLMTSHYGELFRNQALVRQGVKRARRHHPKARAVLGGGAVSVFYEQLGRSLPKGTIVSIGEGEPLLEKLIRGQSLQAERCFVVGEAIRPGLIHEQPESRPKTACDYDYIASIWPQLDWYLEGGDFYVGVQTKRGCPHNCCYCVYTVVEGKQVRLNPVQEVVKEMRQLYDRGVRGFWFTDAQFIPARRYIEDAKELLRAIKAEGLTGIRWAAYIRADNLDPELAQLMVETGMSYFEIGITSGSQELVRKMRMGYNLRTVLESCQMLAEAGFRDHVSVNYSFNVIDERPDTIRQTIAYHRELERIFGAEQVEPAIFFIGLQPHTHLEQYGFEQGLIKPGYNPMSMMPWTARKLLWNPEPMGSTFGQVCLEAFDRNPSDFGRTVMNLLERDYGEAPLNEALRASLHGRAALAKAVS from the coding sequence ATGCAGGGAATCACTCAACAGCCAGCGTTATCAGCTCTGAATGATCCGTCAGACGAACGGGTGCTTCTTGTTCGCCTGCCTTGCAACCCCATCTTTCCGATCGGCCCGATCTATTTGGCTGATCATCTGCACAAGTGTTTTCCCGGCATGCCACAGCGCATCCTGGATCTCGCGGCGTTGCCGGTGCTGGATGTGCACCGCGTGCTGCGCATCACCATCGATCAGTTCCGTCCCACGCTTCTGATCTTCTCCTGGCGAGACATCCAGATTTATGCACCGGTGGATGGGCGTGGTGGTAACCCGCTGCAGAACTCTTTTGAAGTGTTCTATGCACGCAATCCGCTGAAACGGATGCATGGGGCCCTCGGTGGTTTGCGGCTGATGACCAGCCACTACGGAGAGTTATTCCGCAATCAAGCGCTGGTGCGCCAGGGAGTGAAACGAGCGCGGCGCCACCATCCCAAAGCTCGCGCTGTGCTCGGTGGTGGTGCCGTCAGTGTGTTCTATGAGCAGCTGGGGCGTTCACTGCCGAAGGGAACCATCGTCTCCATCGGAGAGGGAGAGCCTTTGCTCGAAAAGCTGATCCGCGGTCAGTCACTTCAAGCCGAGCGCTGTTTTGTTGTTGGAGAAGCCATCCGACCAGGGTTGATTCATGAGCAGCCGGAAAGTCGTCCCAAGACAGCCTGCGATTACGACTACATCGCTTCAATTTGGCCCCAGCTCGACTGGTACCTCGAAGGTGGTGATTTCTACGTTGGCGTGCAGACCAAGCGCGGTTGTCCCCACAACTGCTGCTACTGCGTCTACACCGTGGTTGAGGGCAAGCAGGTGCGCCTTAATCCCGTGCAGGAAGTGGTGAAGGAGATGCGACAGCTCTACGACCGCGGTGTGCGCGGGTTCTGGTTCACCGATGCACAGTTCATCCCCGCTCGGCGTTACATCGAAGACGCCAAGGAGCTTCTCCGTGCCATCAAAGCTGAGGGGCTGACCGGCATCCGTTGGGCGGCCTACATCCGTGCCGACAATCTTGATCCCGAGTTGGCTCAGCTGATGGTCGAGACCGGCATGAGCTACTTCGAAATTGGTATCACCTCGGGTTCGCAGGAGCTCGTCCGCAAAATGCGCATGGGATACAACCTGCGCACAGTGCTCGAGAGCTGTCAGATGCTTGCGGAGGCCGGATTCCGTGACCACGTCTCGGTCAACTACTCGTTCAACGTCATTGATGAGCGCCCAGACACGATCCGTCAGACGATCGCTTACCACCGAGAACTGGAACGCATCTTCGGCGCCGAGCAGGTGGAGCCGGCCATCTTTTTTATCGGCTTACAGCCCCACACACACCTGGAGCAATACGGATTTGAACAAGGGCTGATTAAGCCGGGCTACAACCCGATGAGCATGATGCCCTGGACGGCACGCAAGCTGCTCTGGAATCCTGAGCCCATGGGGAGCACCTTCGGCCAGGTATGTCTTGAGGCCTTTGATCGCAACCCCTCCGACTTCGGGCGCACGGTCATGAATCTGCTTGAACGTGATTACGGCGAAGCCCCACTGAACGAAGCACTCCGTGCCTCACTTCATGGTCGCGCTGCCCTGGCTAAAGCCGTCAGTTGA
- a CDS encoding lysostaphin resistance A-like protein, translating into MVKTWRRLLQAHPRWITTTLLIPVLYGLGWLLAQPLAQVLPEASAARLSLIGTIGSLLLFILLLPSWVRQRWNSRHPWLTLGLRSRRGEPAGVVCLGYGLLRSVGLLALICFPLIFGSWGRWLGELTSGDVLNAILLCFGVGLAEELLFRGWLWGELHELAGSRLAVIAQAVIFSLAHTRFDQGVIPMMGLLTGLMLLGLVLAVQRRLDGGSLWGCVGLHGGLVGGWFALRAGLLQISPSAPEWLIGPGGPHANPLGGLIGIAALSLLLQRQLTALARAARP; encoded by the coding sequence ATCGTGAAGACCTGGAGACGTCTGCTCCAGGCACATCCGCGCTGGATCACAACCACCTTGCTGATTCCGGTGCTCTATGGGCTGGGGTGGCTCCTGGCGCAACCGCTGGCCCAAGTGCTGCCCGAGGCCTCGGCGGCACGGCTGTCGTTGATCGGCACGATCGGGAGCCTGCTGCTATTCATTCTTTTGCTGCCGAGCTGGGTACGGCAGCGCTGGAACAGTCGCCACCCCTGGTTGACACTGGGGCTTCGCAGTCGCAGGGGAGAGCCCGCTGGTGTTGTTTGCCTGGGCTACGGATTGCTGCGCTCCGTAGGTCTGTTGGCGCTGATCTGCTTCCCACTCATCTTTGGGTCATGGGGACGATGGCTGGGAGAGCTCACCAGCGGAGACGTCCTCAATGCGATTTTGCTCTGCTTCGGCGTGGGCCTGGCGGAAGAGCTGCTCTTCCGCGGCTGGCTCTGGGGAGAGTTGCATGAGCTCGCCGGCAGCCGTCTCGCGGTGATCGCTCAGGCGGTCATTTTCAGCTTGGCGCACACCCGCTTCGATCAAGGAGTCATCCCGATGATGGGGTTGCTGACAGGTCTGATGCTGCTTGGGCTGGTGCTTGCCGTGCAACGCCGACTGGATGGAGGGTCCTTATGGGGATGCGTTGGACTTCACGGTGGCCTAGTTGGCGGCTGGTTCGCCCTGAGGGCCGGACTGCTGCAGATCTCGCCTAGTGCACCGGAGTGGCTCATTGGTCCGGGGGGACCTCATGCAAACCCCCTGGGTGGACTTATCGGCATCGCGGCCCTCAGCCTGCTGCTTCAGCGTCAACTGACGGCTTTAGCCAGGGCAGCGCGACCATGA
- the clpS gene encoding ATP-dependent Clp protease adapter ClpS has translation MAMAVESPSSKPGGAAVLDKETERVRKRSPRYKVLLHNDPVNSMEYVVATLRQVVPQLSEQDCMAVMLEAHNTGVGLVIVCDLEPAEFYCETLKGKGLTSSIEPEN, from the coding sequence ATGGCGATGGCAGTGGAGTCTCCCAGCTCAAAACCCGGTGGTGCTGCGGTTCTAGATAAAGAAACGGAGCGGGTGCGCAAGCGCTCACCCCGCTACAAGGTGCTGCTTCACAACGACCCCGTGAACTCCATGGAGTACGTGGTCGCCACCCTGCGTCAGGTGGTCCCGCAGTTGAGTGAACAGGACTGCATGGCAGTGATGCTCGAAGCTCACAACACGGGGGTCGGGCTCGTCATCGTCTGCGACCTTGAGCCAGCCGAGTTCTACTGCGAAACGCTGAAAGGCAAGGGCCTCACTAGCAGTATCGAGCCGGAAAACTGA
- a CDS encoding LL-diaminopimelate aminotransferase codes for MVQVNGNYLKLKAGYLFPEIGRRVKAFSTANPDAALIRLGIGDVTEPLPLACREAMKAAIDEMGTAEGFHGYGPEQGYGWLRDAIAKHDFQARGCEISAEEIFVSDGSKCDSSNILDILGKGNRIAVTDPVYPVYVDSNVMAGRTGDAGDEGRYAGLSYLPISADNGFAAQIPNEPVDLIYLCFPNNPTGAVATREQLKAWVDYARSNGALILFDAAYEAFIQDPSLPRSIFEIEGARECAIEFRSFSKNAGFTGTRCAFTVVPKGLKGKAANGESVELWGLWNRRQSTKFNGVSYIIQRGAEAVYSEEGQQEVRALVGFYMENAAIIRRELNAAGLTTYGGEHAPYVWIKTPNGMDSWGFFDHLLNQANVVGTPGSGFGAAGEGYFRLSAFNSRENVDMAMARIKAL; via the coding sequence GTGGTTCAGGTCAACGGCAACTACCTCAAACTCAAGGCGGGATATCTATTCCCCGAGATCGGCCGTCGAGTGAAAGCCTTCAGCACTGCCAATCCCGACGCGGCTCTGATTCGCCTCGGCATTGGTGATGTAACCGAGCCGCTGCCGCTGGCATGCCGAGAGGCCATGAAAGCGGCCATCGATGAAATGGGGACTGCGGAGGGCTTCCACGGCTACGGCCCTGAGCAGGGATACGGCTGGCTGCGCGATGCGATCGCCAAGCACGACTTTCAAGCCCGAGGCTGCGAGATCAGCGCTGAGGAGATCTTTGTCTCTGATGGCTCCAAGTGCGACAGCAGCAACATCCTCGACATTCTCGGCAAAGGCAATCGCATCGCGGTGACCGACCCTGTTTATCCCGTGTATGTCGATAGCAATGTGATGGCCGGACGCACTGGTGATGCCGGCGATGAGGGGCGCTACGCGGGCCTGAGCTATCTACCGATCAGCGCTGACAATGGCTTCGCTGCTCAGATCCCCAATGAGCCGGTCGATCTGATCTATCTCTGCTTCCCTAACAACCCCACCGGTGCAGTGGCCACACGGGAGCAGCTCAAGGCCTGGGTGGATTACGCGCGCAGCAACGGTGCTCTGATCCTTTTTGATGCTGCTTATGAAGCGTTCATTCAGGATCCGAGCCTGCCCCGTTCGATCTTTGAAATCGAAGGAGCGCGGGAGTGCGCTATTGAATTCCGCTCGTTCTCCAAAAACGCAGGTTTCACAGGCACCCGTTGCGCCTTCACGGTGGTGCCCAAAGGGTTGAAAGGCAAGGCCGCCAACGGCGAATCCGTGGAACTCTGGGGACTCTGGAATCGCCGCCAGAGCACCAAATTTAATGGAGTCAGCTACATCATTCAGCGCGGTGCTGAAGCGGTGTATTCCGAAGAGGGACAACAGGAGGTGAGGGCCCTGGTGGGCTTCTACATGGAGAACGCCGCGATCATTCGCCGTGAACTCAATGCCGCGGGTCTCACCACCTATGGCGGTGAACATGCTCCCTATGTCTGGATCAAAACCCCCAACGGCATGGATTCCTGGGGATTCTTCGACCACCTGCTCAATCAGGCGAATGTTGTGGGCACGCCAGGAAGTGGTTTCGGTGCAGCCGGAGAAGGGTACTTCCGACTGTCGGCATTCAACAGTCGCGAAAATGTCGACATGGCGATGGCTCGGATCAAGGCCCTCTGA
- a CDS encoding TIGR03960 family B12-binding radical SAM protein gives MGHELGVEPRDWQGARVRWALTYPEIYEVGSSNLGHIILYSILNALPGQVCDRAYLPAADLAQRLKERDQALFGVESRWPLNAFDILGFSLSYELGATNILQMLDLCRVPIRAADRGDRPLGDPDAPPLIFAGGPTATSNPEPYAAFFDFIVLGDGEELLPEIGLVLAEGKEAGLSRSDLLRDLALLPGVYVPSLYAPGADGVTIEPLEPGLPPRVLRRVATPMPHYAMGLVPHVETVHDRLTVEIRRGCTRGCRFCQPGMLTRPARDVEPEAVIEAVETGMRKTGYSDFSLLSLSCSDYLALPAVGVELRNRLADRNVTLQLPSQRVDRFDQDIAHILGGARQAGLTFAPEAGTQRLRDIVNKGLTDDDLLQGIRTAMQNGYRKVKLYFMVGLPGETDADVLGIAETCRMLQERCRDLGRLSLNITISNFTPKPHTPFQWHSVSTAEFIRRQQLLRDAGRRLRGVRFNFTDVRLSAMEDFIGRGDRRLAPVIEAAWRAGAGMDAWFEALDRTYEAWTGAIAAAGLDGRYRQMELGGWAAVAALEREDLKGLCAQPLPWDHIDSGIDKAWLAEDLQQALAATVVPDCSFEGCSSCGVCGSDLGHNVVVPPPPVPGAFAQQAPPSERVCRLRFRFSKTGAMALLSHLDLVRLLERALRRSELPVSFTGGFHPLPRLQLALALPLGVEAEGEWMDLEFLEPMPPAEVMERWQKALPPGLRLLEVQEVPVSSPKLSQQLQASRWRFVLSGTLNAPSNGGSLWQQAIRDLLDLRELIWEDTDKKGRPRRRDMRGLLQSLSLVELIADNPAAEPCAAELELIAAIDSQGRSLKPAQLQSWLACQLGFELSLSRVRRMELTLLQC, from the coding sequence ATGGGCCATGAACTCGGTGTGGAGCCCCGTGACTGGCAAGGAGCACGCGTGCGCTGGGCGCTCACCTACCCCGAGATCTACGAGGTGGGCTCCAGCAACCTCGGGCACATCATTCTCTATTCGATCCTCAATGCCCTTCCCGGCCAAGTGTGTGATCGGGCCTATCTCCCTGCCGCCGATCTGGCTCAACGTTTGAAGGAGCGTGATCAAGCACTCTTCGGTGTGGAAAGCCGTTGGCCGTTGAATGCCTTCGACATCCTGGGCTTCAGCCTCAGTTATGAGCTGGGTGCCACCAACATCCTGCAGATGCTGGATCTCTGCAGGGTGCCGATTCGTGCCGCGGATCGCGGTGATCGACCTTTGGGTGACCCTGACGCTCCGCCGCTGATCTTCGCTGGGGGCCCCACGGCCACCAGCAATCCGGAGCCCTATGCCGCGTTCTTCGATTTCATCGTGCTTGGTGACGGTGAAGAACTGCTGCCTGAGATTGGGCTTGTGCTGGCGGAGGGGAAAGAGGCGGGGCTGAGTCGCTCGGACTTGTTGCGCGACCTTGCTTTGTTGCCAGGGGTCTATGTGCCCTCGCTCTATGCCCCCGGGGCGGACGGAGTCACCATCGAACCCTTGGAACCAGGCCTGCCTCCGAGGGTATTGCGTCGGGTGGCAACGCCGATGCCCCATTACGCCATGGGTCTTGTGCCTCATGTGGAGACGGTGCATGACCGGCTCACCGTGGAGATCCGTCGCGGCTGCACCCGTGGCTGCCGGTTCTGTCAGCCAGGAATGCTGACCCGCCCTGCCCGCGATGTGGAGCCGGAGGCGGTGATCGAGGCCGTGGAGACCGGTATGCGCAAAACCGGCTACAGCGATTTCTCGCTGCTGTCGCTCAGCTGCAGTGATTACCTGGCCCTGCCTGCCGTTGGTGTTGAGCTCCGCAACAGACTTGCGGACCGCAATGTCACCCTGCAGCTGCCCAGCCAACGGGTGGATCGCTTTGATCAAGACATTGCCCACATTCTTGGTGGCGCGCGTCAGGCAGGGCTGACCTTTGCGCCCGAAGCAGGCACGCAACGCCTCCGCGACATCGTCAACAAGGGCCTCACCGATGACGACCTGTTGCAGGGGATCCGAACGGCGATGCAGAACGGATATCGCAAGGTCAAGCTCTATTTCATGGTCGGCCTTCCCGGGGAAACGGATGCCGATGTGCTGGGTATTGCAGAGACCTGCCGGATGCTGCAAGAGCGGTGCAGGGATCTGGGGCGCCTGAGCCTCAACATCACCATCAGCAACTTCACACCAAAGCCGCATACGCCATTTCAGTGGCACAGCGTGTCGACGGCGGAATTCATCCGGCGCCAGCAGTTGCTCAGGGACGCCGGACGGCGATTGCGGGGTGTGCGCTTCAACTTCACCGATGTCCGTCTCTCGGCCATGGAGGATTTCATCGGGCGCGGTGACCGACGTCTGGCGCCCGTGATCGAGGCCGCCTGGCGCGCAGGTGCCGGAATGGACGCCTGGTTCGAGGCGCTCGATCGCACCTATGAAGCTTGGACAGGTGCCATCGCAGCGGCCGGTTTGGACGGGCGTTATCGCCAGATGGAGCTGGGTGGCTGGGCTGCTGTGGCTGCTCTGGAACGAGAGGATCTCAAAGGATTATGTGCTCAGCCTTTGCCCTGGGATCACATCGACAGCGGCATCGACAAGGCCTGGCTGGCGGAGGATCTTCAGCAGGCTCTAGCGGCCACTGTGGTGCCTGACTGCTCCTTCGAAGGATGCAGCAGTTGTGGGGTTTGTGGGTCTGATCTGGGGCACAACGTGGTGGTGCCTCCACCTCCGGTGCCCGGTGCTTTTGCCCAGCAAGCCCCTCCGAGTGAACGGGTCTGCCGTCTACGTTTTCGCTTCAGCAAAACTGGGGCCATGGCCCTGCTGAGTCACCTCGATCTGGTGCGATTGCTGGAACGCGCCCTGCGTCGCAGTGAATTACCGGTGAGCTTCACCGGTGGCTTCCACCCCTTGCCCCGCCTGCAGTTGGCCCTGGCTTTGCCTTTGGGTGTTGAGGCGGAAGGGGAATGGATGGACCTTGAGTTCCTCGAGCCCATGCCTCCCGCCGAGGTGATGGAACGTTGGCAGAAGGCACTGCCGCCAGGACTGCGCCTGCTGGAGGTTCAGGAGGTGCCGGTGTCGTCGCCCAAGCTCTCGCAGCAGCTCCAGGCCAGTCGGTGGCGCTTTGTGCTCAGCGGTACTCTCAATGCGCCGTCGAATGGGGGTTCTCTCTGGCAGCAGGCCATCCGTGATCTGCTCGATCTGCGGGAGCTGATCTGGGAGGACACCGATAAGAAAGGACGACCGCGTCGCCGCGACATGCGGGGGCTGCTCCAAAGCCTCAGCCTCGTGGAACTGATCGCTGACAACCCTGCTGCTGAGCCATGCGCTGCCGAGCTCGAGTTGATCGCTGCCATTGATTCTCAGGGCCGCAGTCTCAAACCAGCGCAGCTGCAAAGCTGGTTGGCTTGCCAGCTGGGTTTTGAGTTGTCACTGTCGCGCGTGCGACGGATGGAGCTCACCCTGCTGCAATGTTAA